The sequence GGTCACGAACCGGCCTCCTGTTTCTGGTCCCGAATCTGGCTGAGCACGACCACAAGATTTCGGGCCACGCCATTGATCGCCGCCATCAAGGCGCGCGTCGGCGCTTGAACGAGGAACATCACCTGGCTCATCAACTCCGCCCGGGAAGGCAAGGTGGCCAGGGCCGGAATCTTCGGCGCCTCGACCACGGTCCCCTCCACCAACGCCGCCTTGAACTGCACCTGTGCGTTCTCCTTCGCGAACTCGGTGAGCGTGCGGACAAGAGCCACCGGATCGTCCTTGCTGAGCGCGATGGCCGTCATCCCACGAAAATGCTCGCTGAGCCGCTCCACGGGTGTCCCTCGCGCTGCCAGCCGCGCTAACGTGTTCTTCACGACGCGGAAGCGGGCATTCGCCTTCTCCAAGCGTCGCCGCAGTTCCCAATCCTTGGCGACCGTCAACCCCTGCGTGCTCAACAGGACGATCGTCGGCGTCTCGCGGAACACCTGCGCGAGCCACTCCAACTCCGCTTGTCGCTGTTGCCGCGTCTTCATGGCTCCCTCCTCACGGCCATCCACTGACATCGAGCTTCACGCCAGGACTCATCGTCGAGGAGACCGTAATCCCCTTAATGTACTTCCCCTTGGCTGACGCCGGACGCGCTCCCACAACGGCCTCGATGAGTGCGCGAGCGTTCTCGACGAGCTTGGACGTCTCAAACGAGAGCTTGCCAATGGGCGCATGCACGACACCCGTTTTATCCACTCGGAATTCGATCCGTCCCGCCTTCACTTCGCGCACGGCCGTCTTCACGTCGAAGGTGACCGTCCCCGTCTTCGGGTTCGGCATCAGGCCGCGCGGCCCCAAGATCTTGCCCAGCGGCCCGACTAATCGCATCATGTCCGGGGTCGCGA comes from Blastocatellia bacterium and encodes:
- the rplA gene encoding 50S ribosomal protein L1 — its product is MGGKKYAAALAQVDRARTYGVEEAIELIKRIAFARFDETVELAIQLNVDPRKADQMVRGTVVLPHGLGKSKRVAVIASGEKMKEAEEAGADVVGGEDLVARIKEGWLEFDALIATPDMMRLVGPLGKILGPRGLMPNPKTGTVTFDVKTAVREVKAGRIEFRVDKTGVVHAPIGKLSFETSKLVENARALIEAVVGARPASAKGKYIKGITVSSTMSPGVKLDVSGWP
- the rplJ gene encoding 50S ribosomal protein L10 is translated as MKTRQQRQAELEWLAQVFRETPTIVLLSTQGLTVAKDWELRRRLEKANARFRVVKNTLARLAARGTPVERLSEHFRGMTAIALSKDDPVALVRTLTEFAKENAQVQFKAALVEGTVVEAPKIPALATLPSRAELMSQVMFLVQAPTRALMAAINGVARNLVVVLSQIRDQKQEAGS